In Kwoniella pini CBS 10737 chromosome 2, complete sequence, the sequence AATGGGTGGTAAACGAATTAAcgctgaagaagaacaagaacctttaaatgaagaatcagaagaaggggaagaaaGAATAGATCCTTCAAAACAAATAGTTGGTCAAAGAATTTATTTAccaaatattcaaattagATTAATGAGAAATCATGTTCCAGAAGGAGAATCATATGATCCATATATCGCTACTTTTCGAATACCACCTTCAATGACTAAAAATGATCTTCGTTCTTACCTTTCTGCAGTATATAATTTAGATGTAACTTTTATAAGGACAAGTAATTATGTTGGAACTGTAGGAAGATTGCGTACAGGAGAAGTAGTTAAAAAAGGtggatcaaatcaaaattacaaaaaagCTGTAGTAGGATTAAAAGAACCTTTCCATTATCCAGATGAcgttgaagaattatatGCTCAAGGTTTGAAGAATGGACAAGGTGATGCATTAGGTTTGGCAAGAGAAGAATGGttagaaaatcaatatagTATTAATATCTCTAAAGAAATGAGGAATAGAGCTATGTTCAAATACTACAAGGGTGCTAGATGGAGATCTAGAACTCACGCTAACCTTGTGAGTGACAATTCTTTGATTCGGGATCTGCCCAAGGTTGGGTACACCAAAGACAGCAGCCTGTTCTGTTGTTGGATGAGTACTATGTCCTGCACGCTGCCTTCTCGGATGTGCTATCTACCCTTGCAATTGTGATCGCTGACGAGGCGTTGACTTGTAGGGCAATACTATGAGGGAAATCATGAAACGACGAGAAGAACGAGAAGGAAAAGTGTCGGAAGAAGTTCAACGACGATGGTCAACTATCGCGGAGGAGGCGCTGGGTAGCAAATCGGCAGAAGCTCAACCACAAGCAGCATAGATAGTATTATCATTAGCATTATGCATCCCTCATTGCACATGATTAACTTGATTCGTGGTAAAACAAGCTGCGATCCAATTTGGAAGTGAATAACCTAATTCGCATAGAATTTGCATATAAGCCGTAAGAATCAAAGACCTTCAGACACATAGACATTGAAGGATACTTCACAGACTATCAACTATACATAATTGTAATATCTATTaacaaaaagaaacaaaGGATTAAactaattttttcaaaGATAGTTTAAAAAGCATGAGTTTTACCATTTCCACTTCcttctttaggtaaaacATTAAGAGCAATTGTACTATCCATACCATTTTCAGTAGGTGTAAAATTAGATTCTAATTCACTTTCCATTTTACTTTCAAAAGAAGTTGgtgataaattatcaattacgaaattttcattatcttttttattatctaatttaacattatttaattcccattcttcagatttattttcaatttcatttaaagtTAATCTATTTGTAAAtctacctcctcctcctccattAGAAGTAATAGCTGTAATAGGATAAGttaaatttggtgaaattgaattatcaaatgattttatatgATTTGGTGAAGATCCAGATCTTGAACCTGCTAAAGTTGTTGAACCTCcaaaattagatgaatttaatCCAAAACTTTCAGTTTGATAAGTATTTATACCACCTCTTGAATTTCCAAATGCAGAAGAATgtgttgatttattaaaaaatcttgatttatttttagaTGTATTTGGAGCTTTAGAATCCATTGTTGTTAATCCAGTAACTCCGTTCCATGTCCTATTACAAACGATCAAAAATATGCTCAGAATGTCAATTGATCAGATTCCATGGCAATCTACTCACCTGTTTTGCGAAGCCATTTGATCTCTCTTATATCTTGCTCTACACGACAAAACACCCAAAATTATGGCAATTACCATTAGAAGTGAACTTATCGAACTCATCTACACCCATAAAAATAGTTTTAGTCAGATTGACTGATGCACAATTAGACATCTTGGAGAAGGAGACTCACGATGGCTTGCACTCGAATGAATACAGGAGTTACCACTACAGGAGGGGTCAAAACCGCAGTACCTGTAGCTTGGGTCTCGCTGGAGGGACGATGGGTACATCGTCAACATAGTCCTCATCATATTTGTTGGAACACCAAGTCTACTCACGTCGATGTTGGGCTACTTGTTGAAGTACCATTTCCACCAATAGGTACGCCCTAAATCAAGATAGCCGGATCAGCCTTCGCATTCTATGAAAGTCATCATATGTACTCACATAAAATGCACAAGCTTGATTAGCATATGCTTGACCATATTGTGCGTCTGTAGAAGAACAAGTGGATGTCCAACATGCCTAAACAACAAGCAATCAGTCTGACTCCCACTCCGGAGGGAAGAATCGAGCGGTATAAGGTTACTCACTCCTAcagaattgatgaaatctGTATTCGCACAAAGACAAGTCCAATCATCTGAGCCTGAACACCCAGCTGTAGGTGCAGTGGCGATACTATAGCAAGCAATATATATGGCGATCAGTGAGCTGTGTTTCAAGAAAACACCAAGTGTAGGGTAGGAGGAATGACTTACCAGGTTACTACACATTGCGGTACACCAGATGTAGTATCACCAGCAGTGGAATTAGTTGAATCTTGTCGTTGAATGATGGTTTGAAAGGGTGCCATGGTGTCAGAAATCTCTTACTGCTCTGTACGCTGATCTTAAAATGTTATCAAGAATAATCAAGAGAATGTCAGGTTGAGAAAGAGACGGTAAAAGTTATGATTCTATCTCCAATGATGCGAAATAAGTTTATATAATAAGTAAATCACATTTCTCTTAAGACgcaaatcatcaaatctatACCTCTATACATTCTATAAAGAACAATAAAACTTGATCGCATGTTTTCTGATATACAAGCTTTATTGTACTATCAAGAAGGTACAGTtggaatgaaaataaaagagAGAGAACAATAAACTTGCGAATGATATTCTCAGGGTTCAATTAAACATTTTCGGAGATTAACATATAtagatttaccttttcgGGTAATTTAGAACATTAAGTCTATTTTGCA encodes:
- a CDS encoding mitochondrial 54S ribosomal protein uL23m, with protein sequence MSRILRRAFSAFPARAGPSTISSTTIFPSAPSVASTSPKAVRRRRTESPPHKSISLSPLSDADLYDLDTNKKFPFELEKDYQSLKSSSIFENESLTESEQRSLFLKGTAEWRSRVRGYAPRGKKSRHDFILSIMGGKRINAEEEQEPLNEESEEGEERIDPSKQIVGQRIYLPNIQIRLMRNHVPEGESYDPYIATFRIPPSMTKNDLRSYLSAVYNLDVTFIRTSNYVGTVGRLRTGEVVKKGGSNQNYKKAVVGLKEPFHYPDDVEELYAQGLKNGQGDALGLAREEWLENQYSINISKEMRNRAMFKYYKGARWRSRTHANLGNTMREIMKRREEREGKVSEEVQRRWSTIAEEALGSKSAEAQPQAA